The following coding sequences are from one Triticum dicoccoides isolate Atlit2015 ecotype Zavitan chromosome 4A, WEW_v2.0, whole genome shotgun sequence window:
- the LOC119283691 gene encoding probable transcription factor At5g28040: MAYRFVSILINPPFKFQRIWSESDELRFLQGLLGCGAQGLVFPRDLNVFYDRFSESMPQPYTRSQLSEKLRRLKNKHRNVSSRVARGLDPARLAPHDRDVLHLCSRLWDPANAATSPFAAAAAPAGSSGNKRRRSNPAVVPLDVPAPSGDSNSHGYNGISSSAPGAAFPDDNGAEDVMYLEQESGHHLYFDEGAAFVADGNLDGITLDGIALDQAETMAVLTDVGDNGVVAGDDGVVGNDAAPQNAVNNGGNPQNAMNNGGTGQNGNCNVLLPRSSEHRMASAVLDVFEECLREAKADGIVNGGNAQESELARRWRAQRIDELDVLSRRLRLIIEDATAAGH, from the exons ATGGCGTATAGGTTTGTGTCAATTCTGATA AACCCGCCCTTCAAGTTCCAGCGCATCTGGTCCGAGTCCGACGAGCTGCGCTTCCTGCAGGGCCTCCTCGGCTGCGGCGCGCAGGGCCTCGTCTTCCCGCGCGACCTCAACGTCTTCTACGACCGCTTCTCCGAGTCCATGCCGCAGCCCTACACCCGCTCCCAGCTCTCCGAGAAGCTCCGCCGCCTCAAGAACAAGCACCGCAACGTCTCCTCCCGCGTCGCCAGGGGCCTCGACCCCGCCCGCCTCGCCCCGCACGACCGCGACGTCCTCCACCTCTGCTCCCGCCTCTGGGaccccgccaacgccgccacctcgcccttcgccgccgccgccgcgcccgcaggCTCCTCGGGGAACAAGCGCCGCCGCTCCAACCCTGCCGTCGTGCCGCTCGACGTCCCGGCCCCCTCGGGGGACAGCAACTCCCATGGCTACAATGGGATCAGTTCCTCCGCCCCCGGCGCCGCCTTCCCCGATGACAACGGCGCCGAGGATGTGATGTATCTTGAGCAGGAGAGCGGCCACCACCTCTATTTTGACGAGGGTGCCGCCTTTGTTGCTGATGGCAACCTTGATGGGATTACCTTGGACGGGATTGCGCTGGACCAGGCTGAGACAATGGCTGTTCTCACCGATGTCGGTGACAATGGAGTtgttgccggtgacgatggagttgTTGGCAACGACGCAGCTCCCCAAAATGCTGTCAACAATGGAGGTAATCCCCAAAATGCTATGAACAATGGAGGTACCGGTCAGAACGGTAACTGCAATGTATTGCTGCCGCGTAGCAGCGAGCATCGCATGGCAAGCGCCGTGCTGGATGTATTTGAGGAGTGTTTGAGAGAGGCAAAGGCCGATGGAATAGTCAACGGTGGCAATGCCCAGGAAAGCGAACTCGCCAGGCGATGGAGGGCGCAGAGGATTGATGAGCTTGATGTGTTGAGCCGAAGGCTCAGGTTGATCATTGAGGATGCTACCGCCGCTGGGCACTGA
- the LOC119286915 gene encoding myosin-binding protein 3-like — translation MASEPAVASGVCGRSGRAARLLARALLEWILIALLLANGVFSYLIARFAAFFGLPPPCALCSRLAVDSLFDASRPGAEPLRRVLCDGHAAEVSRLGYCRAHRRLADAADMCEDCGAAAPSGKALLSWMRRSELVERDLACACCGVALESGFYSPPFLLPTPSAAAHDPGRGCDQDGHGDVVFVSEDGPVIELFDEKPLVEDDSIGVISAHRAGIAGSVERLVPLESIDSLAVGVPELSSHPSGEGEGAVDHVAVEQDYVVPERKVNATEEKFLVASDAQHSPQMNNGLKEMSSSEDEQVEQGTVEHELFSMPSDTMEHGLVVDKSDGNTEEVLVQQAGIKDECDAMPMEGGPHDAEVSNENTEENQVQQAELSQELDSVMIHPREHVDEECEEEKISLAELKQELDSAALDSWEQITEISSENIENHVEQPQLNHLSTFMAAGEDDIEVDPTEDLLPSLHQLSDGHSISSDKSSSDCSDVEDKRVSDTPTDIEDISYLQELPDPKAVTADTRSVDSSVANMFTDLGSVELVSVDQLKSALGAAHKSLSTLYAELENERSAAAIAADETMAMINRLQEQKAAMQMEAMQYQRLMEEQSEYDQEALQRLNDLVVKRDKERQDMERELELYRHKIHLYEAKERRKMSRHKADDQNGSSSASSSAEDSDDLSQSFYEGDESAHGLNGSNGSSPTDVVLHETASHIVTLDGSLADCEEERLSILDQLKVLEERLFDLEDEESDNLKMDKHFTEDNHSNGASNGFSDEDVTFKLHDSRKGVSNGGKKLLPLFDDTTMRNGSGLLTKQVTVADPSAEVMLELAKEQDKLAIASEIDQVHERLQALEADKEFIKQCVRSLNRGGKGFVLLQEILQHLRDLRRIEQRARNNSGEISPHYLHPYTD, via the exons ATGGCCTCGGAGCCGGCCGTGGCGTCGGGCGTGTGCGGGAGGAGCGGCCGGGCCGCGCGGCTGCTCGCCCGCGCGCTCCTCGAGTGGATCCTCATCGCGCTGCTCCTCGCCAACGGCGTCTTCTCCTACCTCATCGCCCGCTTCGCCGCCTTCTTCGGCCTGCCGCCGCCCTGCGCGCTCTGCTCCCGCCTCGCCGTCGACAGCCTCTTCGACGCGtctcgccccggcgccgagcccctGCGCCGCGTGCTCTGCGACGGGCACGCCGCCGAGGTGTCGCGCCTCGGCTACTGCCGCGCGCACCGCCGCCTCGCCGACGCCGCCGACATGTGCGAGGACTGCGGCGCGGCGGCGCCGTCCGGGAAGGCGCTGCTGTCGTGGATGAGGCGGAGCGAGCTCGTCGAGCGGGACCTCGCCTGCGCCTGCTGCGGCGTCGCGCTCGAGAGCGGCTTCTACTCGCCGCCCTTCCTGCTCCCCACGCCGTCGGCCGCGGCTCACGACCCGGGCCGCGGCTGCGACCAGGACGGCCACGGAGACGTGGTCTTCGTGTCCGAGGACGGCCCTGTGATCGAGCTCTTCGACGAGAAGCCATTGGTGGAGGATGATTCCATCGGTGTCATTTCAGCTCACCGCGCTGGCATTGCCGGCAGCGTTGAGCGACTGGTGCCGCTTGAATCCATCGACTCCTTGGCCGTCGGTGTGCCTGAGCTGTCATCTCACCCCAGTGGTGAAGGGGAGGGAGCAGTTGATCATGTGGCCGTGGAGCAggactatgtggtgccggagaggaAGGTTAATGCCACCGAGGAGAAATTTTTGGTGGCCTCTGATGCTCAGCACT CTCCTCAGATGAATAATGGATTGAAAGAGATGTCATCATCAGAGGATGAGCAAGTTGAACAGGGCACTGTGGAACATGAATTGTTTTCCATGCCATCTGATACCATGGAGCATGGATTAGTTGTTGACAAATCTGATGGAAATACTGAAGAGGTGCTGGTTCAACAAGCTGGCATAAAGGATGAGTGTGACGCTATGCCAATGGAAGGTGGGCCACATGACGCAGAGGTTTCGAACGAGAACACTGAGGAGAACCAGGTTCAACAAGCTGAGCTGAGTCAGGAATTGGATTCGGTAATGATACATCCCAGGGAGCATGTCGATGAAGAATGTGAAGAGGAGAAAATATCACTGGCCGAGTTGAAACAAGAATTGGACTCCGCGGCACTTGATTCTTGGGAACAAATTACTGAGATTTCAAGTGAGAACATTGAAAACCATGTTGAACAGCCTCAGCTGAACCATTTATCCACTTTTATGGCAGCAGGCGAAG ATGATATTGAGGTTGATCCAACTGAGGATCTTCTACCAAGCTTGCACCAACTTTCTGATGGGCATTCAATAAGTTCAGACAAATCATCTTCTGACTGCAGTGATGTTGAAGATAAGAGAGTTTCTGATACACCAACTGATATTGAAGATATCAGTTATTTACAGGAATTACCAGACCCTAAAGCAGTGACTGCTGATACGAGGTCTGTTGATTCAAGTGTGGCTAATATGTTCACTGATCTGGGAAGCGTTGAACTGGTGAGTGTTGATCAACTCAAGTCTGCTTTGGGAGCTGCCCACAAGTCATTGAGTACGCTATATGCAGAGCTTGAAAATGAGAGGAGTGCAGCAGCTATAGCTGCTGATGAGACCATGGCAATGATAAATCGCTTGCAAGAACAGAAAGCTGCAATGCAGATGGAGGCGATGCAGTACCAGCGACTTATGGAAGAGCAGTCGGAGTATGATCAAGAAGCACTGCAGAGGCTGAATGATCTAGTTGTAAAGAGAGATAAGGAGAGGCAAGATATGGAGAGGGAGCTCGAACTGTATCGCCACAAGATTCATCTCTATGAGGCGAAGGAGAGGAGGAAAATGTCCAGGCACAAGGCCGATGACCAGAATGGATCATCCTCAGCTTCATCAAGTGCTGAGGACAGTGATGACCTTTCCCAAAGTTTCTATGAGGGCGATGAGTCTGCCCATGGTCTGAATGGAAGCAATGGCAGTAGTCCCACTGATGTTGTTTTACATGAAACTGCTAGTCATATTGTTACACTTGATGGCTCGCTAGCTGACTGTGAGGAAGAGAGGCTCTCCATATTGGATCAGCTGAAAGTGCTAGAGGAGAGGCTTTTCGACCTCGAAGATGAAGAATCTGATAACTTGAAGATGGACAAGCATTTCACAGAAGATAACCATTCAAACGGTGCCTCAAATGGTTTCTCTGATGAGGACGTCACCTTCAAACTTCATGATAGTAGAAAAGGCGTAAGCAATGGAGGAAAGAAGCTCCTCCCTTTGTTTGATGATACTACCATGAGAAATGGGAGTGGCCTCCTAACAAAGCAAGTTACCGTCGCAGATCCTTCAGCAGAAGTCA